The segment agttgagttttttgcTTCATAACTTAAACTGATGGACTTTGTTTTTGCTCTTAAGCTTATTGGCTAAATTATGCTTTGTATCAGAATTGCTTGAAATGAGATGTAACCACTTATTCTTTTGTCCTTCATCTCAAGTTGTTTATCAGGTTCATAAGGAACTGCAAGATACCATGGCTCAACTGGAAGCCATACGTCATGAAATTCAGACAATTTCTTTTATGAATCCTGGTCCATTGACATCGAGGCTTGTAGACAGCATCAACACAACAACTGCAAATAGTGCtggtatttctttatttttgactGACATGATTGATTATAGGCTTTTCTTTACTAGTTTCTCATTTGTTCTTCTTTTAACAGTTGAAAATGGACCTCGAAAATCTGATGAAGAGAGCATCATTGTTGAAAAGGGACCTCAAATATCCGAGAAGGAGCGTACGGTAGCAACTGTCACACCTGAGGTTTTGTGGTTTCCatgaatattattttcattatctttTCCTTGCTTTTCAAATGGAAatgtttatataattaataattatcagGATCATCGTTCAAGGAGAGCTTTGACCGACATGCACAGCCAAGCCGCTGCATATGCTAGATTGGCTGAAACGACACCTTTGAAATCCATTTCTGTAGATAATGAAGGTCTGAGAGAGCTGACTGATGAATCTGGCAATATTATTGTGCTCTATGTCTCTGCAGAGAGTGCAGGGTTGTTGCCAAAACGTAATTGTAA is part of the Solanum lycopersicum chromosome 1, SLM_r2.1 genome and harbors:
- the LOC101255736 gene encoding uncharacterized protein isoform X6, with the translated sequence MLGISYGELFLLLGATAALIGTAGRFVGRAIGYVQLARGQFESAMQQSQARQVHKELQDTMAQLEAIRHEIQTISFMNPGPLTSRLVDSINTTTANSAVENGPRKSDEESIIVEKGPQISEKERTVATVTPEDHRSRRALTDMHSQAAAYARLAETTPLKSISVDNEGLRELTDESGNIIVLYVSAESAGLLPKRNYEAKESDIVLEAILEAEVANNAKEFFSQPPNQVKSE
- the LOC101255736 gene encoding uncharacterized protein isoform X5; the encoded protein is MLGISYGELFLLLGATAALIAGTAGRFVGRAIGYVQLARGQFESAMQQSQARQVHKELQDTMAQLEAIRHEIQTISFMNPGPLTSRLVDSINTTTANSAVENGPRKSDEESIIVEKGPQISEKERTVATVTPEDHRSRRALTDMHSQAAAYARLAETTPLKSISVDNEGLRELTDESGNIIVLYVSAESAGLLPKRNYEAKESDIVLEAILEAEVANNAKEFFSQPPNQVKSE
- the LOC101255736 gene encoding uncharacterized protein isoform X1 — translated: MKFLYNIIFGKLIAFNFLLSFFVSSAARPRLSDYFSDQISGPKDLPIIAGTAGRFVGRAIGYVQLARGQFESAMQQSQARQVHKELQDTMAQLEAIRHEIQTISFMNPGPLTSRLVDSINTTTANSAVENGPRKSDEESIIVEKGPQISEKERTDHRSRRALTDMHSQAAAYARLAETTPLKSISVDNEGLRELTDESGNIIVLYVSAESAGLLPKRNYEAKESDIVLEAILEAEVANNAKEFFSQPPNQVKSE
- the LOC101255736 gene encoding uncharacterized protein isoform X3 codes for the protein MLGISYGELFLLLGATAALIGPKDLPIIAGTAGRFVGRAIGYVQLARGQFESAMQQSQARQVHKELQDTMAQLEAIRHEIQTISFMNPGPLTSRLVDSINTTTANSAVENGPRKSDEESIIVEKGPQISEKERTVATVTPEDHRSRRALTDMHSQAAAYARLAETTPLKSISVDNEGLRELTDESGNIIVLYVSAESAGLLPKRNYEAKESDIVLEAILEAEVANNAKEFFSQPPNQVKSE
- the LOC101255736 gene encoding uncharacterized protein isoform X8: MLGISYGELFLLLGATAALIGTAGRFVGRAIGYVQLARGQFESAMQQSQARQVHKELQDTMAQLEAIRHEIQTISFMNPGPLTSRLVDSINTTTANSAVENGPRKSDEESIIVEKGPQISEKERTDHRSRRALTDMHSQAAAYARLAETTPLKSISVDNEGLRELTDESGNIIVLYVSAESAGLLPKRNYEAKESDIVLEAILEAEVANNAKEFFSQPPNQVKSE
- the LOC101255736 gene encoding uncharacterized protein isoform X2, which encodes MKFLYNIIFGKLIAFNFLLSFFVSSAARPRLSDYFSDQISAGTAGRFVGRAIGYVQLARGQFESAMQQSQARQVHKELQDTMAQLEAIRHEIQTISFMNPGPLTSRLVDSINTTTANSAVENGPRKSDEESIIVEKGPQISEKERTVATVTPEDHRSRRALTDMHSQAAAYARLAETTPLKSISVDNEGLRELTDESGNIIVLYVSAESAGLLPKRNYEAKESDIVLEAILEAEVANNAKEFFSQPPNQVKSE
- the LOC101255736 gene encoding uncharacterized protein isoform X7, with the translated sequence MLGISYGELFLLLGATAALIAGTAGRFVGRAIGYVQLARGQFESAMQQSQARQVHKELQDTMAQLEAIRHEIQTISFMNPGPLTSRLVDSINTTTANSAVENGPRKSDEESIIVEKGPQISEKERTDHRSRRALTDMHSQAAAYARLAETTPLKSISVDNEGLRELTDESGNIIVLYVSAESAGLLPKRNYEAKESDIVLEAILEAEVANNAKEFFSQPPNQVKSE
- the LOC101255736 gene encoding uncharacterized protein isoform X4, with amino-acid sequence MLGISYGELFLLLGATAALIGPKDLPIIAGTAGRFVGRAIGYVQLARGQFESAMQQSQARQVHKELQDTMAQLEAIRHEIQTISFMNPGPLTSRLVDSINTTTANSAVENGPRKSDEESIIVEKGPQISEKERTDHRSRRALTDMHSQAAAYARLAETTPLKSISVDNEGLRELTDESGNIIVLYVSAESAGLLPKRNYEAKESDIVLEAILEAEVANNAKEFFSQPPNQVKSE